Within the Agromyces ramosus genome, the region CGGTGTCGATGCCGGCGATCTCGTCCTCGTTCTTCACTCGGAAGCCCATGGTCTTCTGGATGATGAACCCGATCACGTAGGCGAGCACGAACGAGTACAGCATCACGGAGAGGGCCGCGATCGCCTGCACGAGCAGCTGCGTGCCGTCGCCACCGGTGAACAGGCCCTTGTCCGTCGCGAAGAGGCCCAGGTAGAGCGTTCCGATGAGGCCGCCGACGAGGTGGATGCCCACGACGTCGAGCGAGTCGTCGAAGCCCCACTTGAACTTCAGGTCGACCGCCAGTGCGCAGACGGCGCCGGCGATGATGCCGAGCAGGATCGCCCAGACCGGGGTGAGGAACGCACACGCGGGCGTGATCGCGACGAGGCCTGCGACGGCGCCGGATGCTGCGCCAACGGAGGTGGGCTTGCCGTCCCTGATCTTCTCGACGACGAGCCAGGCGAGCAAGGCCGCGGCCGGCGCTGCCAGCGTGTTGACCCAGGCGAGCGCCGCAGTGCCGTCTGCGGCGAGCTCCGAACCGGCGTTGAACCCGAACCAGCCGAACCAGAGGAGGCCCGCGCCGAGAAGCACGAAGGGCGGGTTGTGGGGCACGTGCGCGCCCTTCGAGAATCCGACGCGCTTGCCGAGCACGAGCGCCAGGGCGAGCGCAGCCGCACCGGCGTTGATGTGCACCGCCGTGCCGCCGGCGAAGTCGAGTGCGCCGGTGCCGAAGAACTCCTGCATGCCGTAGGTGATCCAGCCGCCGTACGCGAAGCTGCCGTCGTCAGCGAGGCCGAAGTTGAAGACCCAGCTCGCGACCGGGAAGTAGACGACGGTCGCCCACACGGCGGCGAACACCATCCAGGCACCGAACTTCGCCCGGTCGGCGATCGCGCCGGAGATCAGGGCGACCGTGATGATCGCGAAGGTGGCCTGGAATGCGACGAACGCGAGCGGCGGGTACGCAGCCCCTTCGGGAGTCTCGAGGAGGCTCGTGAGGCCG harbors:
- a CDS encoding ammonium transporter gives rise to the protein MDQGNTAFLLIMAALVLLMTPGLAFFYGGLVKAKSVISMMMMSFGAIGLIGVIWVLYGYAIAFPSADGLAEPWSIDWSAIGLTSLLETPEGAAYPPLAFVAFQATFAIITVALISGAIADRAKFGAWMVFAAVWATVVYFPVASWVFNFGLADDGSFAYGGWITYGMQEFFGTGALDFAGGTAVHINAGAAALALALVLGKRVGFSKGAHVPHNPPFVLLGAGLLWFGWFGFNAGSELAADGTAALAWVNTLAAPAAALLAWLVVEKIRDGKPTSVGAASGAVAGLVAITPACAFLTPVWAILLGIIAGAVCALAVDLKFKWGFDDSLDVVGIHLVGGLIGTLYLGLFATDKGLFTGGDGTQLLVQAIAALSVMLYSFVLAYVIGFIIQKTMGFRVKNEDEIAGIDTVVHGEDAYKLETV